Below is a genomic region from Synergistota bacterium.
CTCAGCCCCAGGATTTCCCTCTATGGGAGCACCAGATGCAGCGGTCTCGATGAATAGATTCTTACCTATAGCCTTAAGTCCAGCAGGATTTATAAACCTAGCTAAAATCAATTGTCCTAATACCTCTGGCTCTGTAGCGCCTGCCCTTTTAACTACCACATTTCCATCACTGGTAACGGTTATAGACTCCGCATCCTCCGGAACCGTCAGGGCAGGTTCAATCCTATAACCATCCGCAGTAACTATATTACCTTCGCTATCGATCTTAAAACTTCCGTCTCTCGTATAGGCTATAGTTCCATCAGGCAAAGTTACCCTGAAGAAACCATCTCCCTCTATAGCGAGATCAAGAGGATTCCCAGTATTTATAAGCGCTCCCTGAAAGAAAAGCTTCTGCGTAGAAGATACCTTTACCCCTAAGCCAACCTGTATCGCTGTGGGAAGCTGTTCCCCAGTTATATTAGGGACTCCAGCTTCTCTTCCGGTCTGATAGAAAAGATCTTCAAAATCCGCTCTATTTTTCTTAAAACCAACGGTATTAGCATTTGCCAAATTATTGGATATGGTATCAAGATGAAACTGCTCAGCTATCATACCAGTTGAGGCAGACCAAAGAGCTCTTATCAAGCAGACCTCACCTCCTTAAGCCACCCTTGTCAAATTAGTTATGGCCCTCTCTAGAGTTTCATCTTGAGTTAAAACCATCCTTTGATTCATCTCATAAGCTCTATGTGCTTCTATAAGATGAACCATCTCTTTCACAGGAGAAACATTGCTGCCCTCAAGGGCACCAACCTCAAGATTTATGTTTTCTTGAGGGATGGGACTTCCGCTATCCTTAGTCTCAGCGTAAAGGTTACTACCAATCCTCTTAAGATAGGTGGGCTTTTGAAACCTAACTATAAGTAAAGTTCCTCCCTCTTCCCCATTTATGAAGAACCTACCATCCTCAGCGAAGGTAATTCTACTTCCCTCAGGAACATTTATTGGCCCACCCTCGCTTAAAAGAATATGCCCGCTTTGAGAAACCACGTTGCCTTGAGAGTTTATGGTAAAGCTACCAGCGCGAGTGTAATACCTATTTCCCTTAGAGTCCTGAAGGACAAAGAAAGTCCCCTCATCACGTAAAGCTAAATCTAAAGGATTACCTGTGGGTATTAAAGGACCGAGGCTACTCTCTATATAAGTCTCATCAACAACGCTTGCTGTCCCAAGTCTTCCAACGAAAGGTGCACCTTTGATTGGAAGGAGAAAGTCTTTCAACGAGGAAGGGGTTAAATCATTCACTCTAACTATACTATGCTGAGGATGTGCCCTAAAAATAGTTTCTTCACGCTTAAAACCAACGGTATTCGCATTAGCTAGGTTGTTAGCCACCACATCGGTACGTGTAAGCTGAACAAGCATACCGCTACAGCCCGTGTAAATTCCCCTTATCAATGAAGCTTCCCTCCTCTTATAACCCCACCTCTTAAAATATCAAGCTCCTCCAAAGCTTTGCCAGTTCCCCTCGCAACGCATGTTATTGGATCTTCAGCAACCATCGCAGGAACACCGGTCCTCTGAGATATAAGCCTATCCATACCATCGAGCAAAGCTCCTCCTCCTGTGAGAATTATGCCCCTTTCGATTATGTCTGCTGCAAGCTCAGGTGGGGTCTTCTCCAAAACTCCCTCAACACCCTTAACTATAGCTTCAACCTCTTCCCTTATTGCCTCAAGGACATCTTGCGTAGTTATCTCTATAGTCCTTGGAAGCCTCTGAATAAGATCGCGTCCCCTTATCTCCATCCTCTTTATCTCTTTAGGCATAACCGAGCCTATCCTTTTCTTTACCTCCTCGGCTGTCTGCTCACCTATAAGCAAGTTATACTTACTTTTAACATACTTAACTATAGCTTCATCCATCTTGCTTCCAGCTATCCTTAAAGAGGTGCTTATCACTATCCCACCAAGGGATATAACCGCTATATCAGTCGTTCCACCACCTATGTCAACCACCATATTTCCTCTCGGCTCAGCTACATCAAGCCCAGCACCTATAGCCGCAGCCATCGGTTCCTCTATCAGAAAGGCCTCCGAGGCACCTACCTGAACCGCAGCCTCAAGCACGGCTCTCTTTTCCACATCAGTTGCCCCAGAGGGTATACATATCATAACTCTCGGTCTAAATAAAGAACGTCTCTTCCCCAAAGCCTTTTTAAGAAAATGACGAAGCATGGCTTCCGTAACTTCGTAGTCGGCTATAACTCCTTCCTTCAAAGGCCTGACAGCAACTATGTTTCCAGGGGTCCTCCCAAGCATTCTATGAGCCTCTTCCCCAACGGCTAATATCTTTCGAGTACTGGTATCCATCGCAACAACGGAAGGCTCATTTAAAACAATCCCTTCTCCCCTAACATAAACCAGAACGGTCGCAGTACCAAGATCAATCCCAATGTCCCTTCGAAGCATTCCTATGCTCTCTCCCTTCCCTCCCATAGGCAGACTTCCCTGCCATTTTAATTTTCGGCAGGGTTCTTTCAATCTTTACCTATTATACTATAATAGATACTAAGGATTTAGAGAGGGGGGAGGCTCAGAATGGGCATACTTGACAAGTTTTCCTTAAATGGTAAAAGTGCCTTAGTAACTGGAGCATCAAGAGGCATAGGAAGAGCCATAGCAGAAGCCTTAGCGGAAGCAGGTGCAGAAGTTACAATTACTGCAAGAAACATGGTAGCCCTGCAGGAAACGCTAAGAAAGATAGCCTGGTTAGGAGGAAAGGGATACGCCATAGACGGAGACCTCCTTAAGGAGGAGGATATAAAAAAGATAGTTAACTTTGCTCTAGAAAAGATGGGGAAAATAGATATACTTGTTAATTCTGCTGGAGCCATACACAGAGAAAAGGCTGAAACGCATCCCATAGAAAAGTGGGATGAGATAGTTAATCTAAACTTAAAAAGCGTCTTTATAATAACGCAACTTGTAGCACGAAGTATGATCGAAAGAAAAATCCAGGGTTCCATAATAAATATAGCCTCGCTAATGTCCTTTGCAGCAGGAATAAATATATGCGCCTATGCCGCAAGCAAGGGAGGAGTAGCTCAGCTAACCAAGGAGCTTGCAAATGAATGGGGAAAATATGGAATAAGGGTCAATGCCATCGCACCAGGATATATAGAAACAGATCTAACTGAAGCATTGAGAAAGAATCCTGAAAGAAACGAACGCATCCTATCAAGGATAGCCCTTGGTAGATGGGGTAAACCAGAGGACCTAAAGGGAATAGCGGTTTTCCTAGCTTCAGAGGCCTCTTCTTACGCAACAGGAGGAATATTCATAATAGATGGGGGTTGGCTCTGGAACGTATAAAAAATTTTAGGGCCTCCCGAGGAGTTTCTTGGGAGGCCCTACTGCAACTTACTTCCCTCTGGGGCTAAGGCTTAGATCTTCGTTACATTTATGGCCTGAGGGCCCTTAGGGGCTTGCTTAATTTCAAACTGTACTCTTTGTCCTTCCTCAAGCGTTCTGAAGCCCGTTCCCTTAATACCAGTATAATGAACAAACACATCTCCACCCTCATCGTCGGTGATGAACCCGTAACCCTTAGCCGCATTAAACCACTTCACTGTTCCAGTTCTCATTACTTCTTTTACCTCCTGCTACACTTAAAGATTCACCCGCTTTAAAAAGGCGCGCCCCTCTCAAGCAGGTCAAGATCAGTATACCACTCCAAGATACCCCTGTCAATCAATATGGGAGTTTTTTTCAAGAAGCTCCCTCGTTATCTCCTTAGACTTCTCCGTCGCACTTTTTATCGCCTTCATAAGGGCAGTCCTCAATCTGTTATCTTCAAGCTGATATATACCCTCTATGGTAACTCCCCCAGGCGTAACGACCATCTCCTTAAGCTCAGAAGGATGCCTACCGCTTTCCAAAAGCAGACGTGCAGCACCTATCATGGTGTAGGCCACGGCGTCAAGAGAAAGCTCTCTTGGCAAACCAACCATAAGTCCGCCATAAACCAATGCCTCAACTATAAGATAAAGATAGGCAGGCCCGCTACCTGACAAAGCGGTTAAGGCATCCATATATTTTTCCTCAACACGGACATACTTACCAAAAAGAGAGAAAAGCTCCTCAACCAGAGGTATCTCCTCATGAGGAAAATCCCCATCAGGAGAGTAAACCGTATACCCTGAATTCACCAAAACCGCCATATTAGTCATAGCCCTAATTATATGAGATTTAGGAGAGGCTTTCTTAAGAAGATTTAGCCCTATAGCAGCAGCGAAAGATATGACTATTTTGTTCTCCAAATAAGGTGAAAGCCTCCTCATCTCAGAGATTATTATACCGGGCTTAAGAGTGAAGATAACTAAATCTGCCTCTTTACAAGCCTCCTCATTATCCCTTAGGAGCTCCACTCCCTTTTCACTGAGGTACTCAATCCTGAGAGGGTTCCTCCTTGTGGCGACAACCTTCCCCGCCTTACCAGCTAAGGATGAGGCAATCGCTGAACCTATGGTGCCAGCTCCTATAATAGCTACCTTTAAACTCTCCAAACGGGTCCCATCTTAAAAACCACCTCCTAAGAAAATAACTTAGTTAGAATTATACCATATCTTACTCAAACTTATAGAAGCTAAGGTAAGCTATTCCCTTTACAAATTCACGATTAAACAAAAAC
It encodes:
- a CDS encoding cold shock domain-containing protein translates to MRTGTVKWFNAAKGYGFITDDEGGDVFVHYTGIKGTGFRTLEEGQRVQFEIKQAPKGPQAINVTKI
- a CDS encoding rod shape-determining protein; the protein is MLRRDIGIDLGTATVLVYVRGEGIVLNEPSVVAMDTSTRKILAVGEEAHRMLGRTPGNIVAVRPLKEGVIADYEVTEAMLRHFLKKALGKRRSLFRPRVMICIPSGATDVEKRAVLEAAVQVGASEAFLIEEPMAAAIGAGLDVAEPRGNMVVDIGGGTTDIAVISLGGIVISTSLRIAGSKMDEAIVKYVKSKYNLLIGEQTAEEVKKRIGSVMPKEIKRMEIRGRDLIQRLPRTIEITTQDVLEAIREEVEAIVKGVEGVLEKTPPELAADIIERGIILTGGGALLDGMDRLISQRTGVPAMVAEDPITCVARGTGKALEELDILRGGVIRGGKLH
- the proC gene encoding pyrroline-5-carboxylate reductase; the protein is MESLKVAIIGAGTIGSAIASSLAGKAGKVVATRRNPLRIEYLSEKGVELLRDNEEACKEADLVIFTLKPGIIISEMRRLSPYLENKIVISFAAAIGLNLLKKASPKSHIIRAMTNMAVLVNSGYTVYSPDGDFPHEEIPLVEELFSLFGKYVRVEEKYMDALTALSGSGPAYLYLIVEALVYGGLMVGLPRELSLDAVAYTMIGAARLLLESGRHPSELKEMVVTPGGVTIEGIYQLEDNRLRTALMKAIKSATEKSKEITRELLEKNSHID
- a CDS encoding glucose 1-dehydrogenase, which translates into the protein MGILDKFSLNGKSALVTGASRGIGRAIAEALAEAGAEVTITARNMVALQETLRKIAWLGGKGYAIDGDLLKEEDIKKIVNFALEKMGKIDILVNSAGAIHREKAETHPIEKWDEIVNLNLKSVFIITQLVARSMIERKIQGSIINIASLMSFAAGINICAYAASKGGVAQLTKELANEWGKYGIRVNAIAPGYIETDLTEALRKNPERNERILSRIALGRWGKPEDLKGIAVFLASEASSYATGGIFIIDGGWLWNV
- a CDS encoding flagellar hook-basal body protein; this translates as MIRGIYTGCSGMLVQLTRTDVVANNLANANTVGFKREETIFRAHPQHSIVRVNDLTPSSLKDFLLPIKGAPFVGRLGTASVVDETYIESSLGPLIPTGNPLDLALRDEGTFFVLQDSKGNRYYTRAGSFTINSQGNVVSQSGHILLSEGGPINVPEGSRITFAEDGRFFINGEEGGTLLIVRFQKPTYLKRIGSNLYAETKDSGSPIPQENINLEVGALEGSNVSPVKEMVHLIEAHRAYEMNQRMVLTQDETLERAITNLTRVA
- the flgG gene encoding flagellar basal-body rod protein FlgG → MIRALWSASTGMIAEQFHLDTISNNLANANTVGFKKNRADFEDLFYQTGREAGVPNITGEQLPTAIQVGLGVKVSSTQKLFFQGALINTGNPLDLAIEGDGFFRVTLPDGTIAYTRDGSFKIDSEGNIVTADGYRIEPALTVPEDAESITVTSDGNVVVKRAGATEPEVLGQLILARFINPAGLKAIGKNLFIETAASGAPIEGNPGAEGFGTVQQGFLEASNVQVVEEMVRMIVAQRSYEFNSRTIQTADDMLRTASGLKR